The Vibrio nitrifigilis genome window below encodes:
- the rplU gene encoding 50S ribosomal protein L21: protein MYAVFQSGGKQHRVSEGQTLRLEKLDVETGATVEFDKVLLVANGEDVKVGAPLVEGGKVVAEVVQHGRGDKVKIVKFRRRKHSRKQQGHRQWFTEVKITGINA, encoded by the coding sequence ATGTACGCTGTTTTCCAATCTGGTGGTAAACAACACCGTGTAAGCGAAGGTCAAACTCTTCGTTTAGAAAAATTAGACGTTGAAACTGGCGCAACTGTAGAGTTCGATAAAGTTCTTCTTGTTGCTAACGGTGAAGATGTTAAAGTTGGTGCTCCTCTAGTAGAGGGCGGTAAAGTTGTAGCAGAAGTTGTACAACACGGTCGTGGCGATAAAGTTAAAATCGTTAAGTTCCGTCGTCGTAAGCACTCTCGCAAACAGCAAGGTCACCGTCAGTGGTTCACGGAAGTGAAAATCACTGGTATCAACGCTTAA
- the rpmA gene encoding 50S ribosomal protein L27: MAHKKAGGSTRNGRDSESKRLGVKRFGGESVLAGNIIVRQRGTKFHAGNNVGIGKDHTLFALSEGKVKFEVKGPKNRKFVSIEAE, from the coding sequence ATGGCACACAAAAAAGCTGGTGGTTCTACTCGTAACGGCCGCGATTCTGAAAGTAAACGCCTTGGTGTTAAACGTTTCGGTGGTGAATCTGTTCTAGCAGGTAACATCATTGTTCGTCAACGTGGTACTAAGTTCCACGCTGGTAATAACGTTGGTATCGGTAAAGACCACACTCTTTTCGCTCTATCTGAAGGTAAAGTGAAATTTGAAGTTAAAGGTCCTAAAAACCGTAAATTCGTTAGCATCGAAGCTGAATAA
- the cgtA gene encoding Obg family GTPase CgtA: protein MKFVDEAVVKVQAGDGGNGVVSFWREKFVAKGGPDGGDGGDGGDIYIEGDENLNTLIDYRFQRFYDAERGENGRGGNCTGKRGKDKVLRVPVGTRAVDIHTNEIVGEVAEHGKRVMVAKGGWHGLGNTRFKSSVNRAPRQKTMGTKGEVRELRLELLLLADVGMLGLPNAGKSTFIRSVSAAKPKVADYPFTTLIPSLGVVSVVPERSFVVADIPGLIEGAADGAGLGIRFLKHLERCRVLLHMIDIMPVDQSDPVQNALTIIDELEQYSDKLATKPRWLVFNKVDLLPEEEADEIIQNIIDALGWEEDYYKISAINRQGTKELCMKLANFMDELPREVEQEVTAEESVDFMWDDYHKDAMAGDNVITEDDWDDEDWDDEEDDGHVIYVRE, encoded by the coding sequence ATGAAATTCGTTGATGAAGCGGTAGTGAAGGTTCAAGCTGGTGATGGCGGCAACGGTGTTGTTAGCTTCTGGCGTGAAAAATTCGTTGCCAAAGGTGGCCCTGATGGTGGCGACGGCGGTGATGGCGGCGATATTTATATCGAAGGCGATGAAAACCTTAACACCCTTATCGATTATCGTTTTCAGCGCTTCTATGACGCAGAGCGCGGTGAAAATGGTCGTGGCGGTAACTGTACTGGTAAACGCGGCAAAGACAAAGTTTTACGTGTACCGGTTGGTACGCGCGCGGTTGATATCCACACTAATGAGATTGTGGGTGAAGTTGCAGAGCATGGTAAACGTGTGATGGTTGCTAAAGGTGGCTGGCACGGTTTAGGTAACACTCGTTTTAAATCGTCAGTTAACCGTGCACCTCGTCAGAAAACCATGGGGACTAAAGGGGAAGTTCGTGAACTTCGTTTAGAACTATTGCTGTTAGCTGATGTGGGTATGCTTGGTTTACCTAACGCAGGTAAATCTACTTTTATCCGTTCGGTTTCAGCGGCAAAACCAAAAGTCGCTGATTATCCATTTACCACTTTGATCCCTAGTTTGGGAGTGGTAAGTGTAGTGCCAGAGCGTAGCTTTGTGGTCGCTGATATCCCTGGTTTGATCGAAGGGGCGGCAGATGGTGCAGGTCTTGGTATTCGTTTCTTGAAACACCTTGAGCGCTGTCGTGTACTGCTACATATGATCGACATTATGCCTGTGGATCAAAGTGATCCTGTGCAAAATGCATTAACGATCATTGATGAGCTTGAACAATATAGTGATAAGCTGGCAACTAAACCACGTTGGTTAGTGTTCAATAAAGTAGATCTTCTGCCTGAAGAAGAAGCGGATGAGATCATTCAAAACATCATCGATGCTTTAGGTTGGGAAGAAGATTACTACAAGATCTCTGCAATCAATCGTCAAGGCACGAAAGAGCTGTGTATGAAGTTAGCGAACTTCATGGATGAACTTCCTCGTGAAGTTGAACAAGAAGTGACTGCTGAAGAGTCTGTTGACTTTATGTGGGATGACTACCATAAAGATGCAATGGCTGGTGATAATGTTATCACTGAAGATGATTGGGATGATGAAGATTGGGATGACGAAGAAGATGATGGTCACGTCATCTATGTTCGTGAATAA